The genomic region agggtaaaaaaaaaaaattaaagctatcagttataagaaattaagaaaaatatttccaTATTTAGATGACAAGGATAACAGTctcaaaatgaaaatatatagCAAGTACCAACATTTTAGTGGAGATGGTAATTAAATAGTTGCAGACCTTGGAAATGGACTATTTTTAACAGCCTTCTGACCATATTTCCGCCAACGGTAGCCATCCTCCAGATGATCAACTTCACTCTTTGTCACGAATGCGAATCGTTGCTGCCGGATTCTCTTCGGCCCCTTCTTTTTAACCTTACTCCTACAAAATATTTTACCTACAATTATCACAACAAAAACAATATCTTGAAAAatccaaagagaaaaaaaacccaaaagataAGTGAATTCTATGTCATATATTGCAAATTAAACGGAAATGCCATATAAAAGTACCACATATATATTCATGCATGGTTAGTTTCTAATGTGATCCGACTAAAACGtaatgcatataattattgaCATCAGTCCACATGATGGCTCAGAAGATATTGACATATGTCAACACTAGTGTGGTATATCATGCATTACGTTTTACCTTAAACTTAAACTGTTAGGGAATAAACCTGTAATTCGTATCAAAGTAAATTAACTCTCAATTCCAAACAATAGCAAAGGGTTCAACATAGTCGGTAGTCGGCAACTAAAAGTGAGGTGGTGCATGTAATTATAAGCCACCATTATTAGGAAGAAATCCAAAAATATGGACCACAAATTAAAGAAGAATCCCATGGCAGGAATATCATCATCGCCCAACTCTCCCTTTATTATGGTAATGCAAATGCTACTTAGAGACAAATATGTCACATGCATCATCCATCACTTACTTACACAAATGCTATTGCAATATTCGCAGTAGCGTTCAATAATTCATACAGCTGACCTCACTTAACGAGATAAAATCTTGTTAttgtttgcaaaaaaaaaaatccctacaGCAAGAGCTATCACATAATTACATTATTGTTCCTAATTAAACCTAAATCATTTAAAAACAAGCATATATAATAAAACTCGCCTTATTTCCACCATGTTCTCACTCTTTACCAAAAAGTGTGAATTTTGGCACGCCATTTCCTGCCGTTAAATTTGCTTTGCCACGCCCTAATTCTCTGTGGAATTACGAAAATGCCACCCCAACTTGCATGAACTCTGTGTGTGTGGGTACAGCTCTAATAGTTTCTCACTTTCTAAAGCGTACGGACGGAGACCCCAATTGCAGATTTTGCAAACCCGTTctgatatttttcatttttatccatttaattatttattttgtaaaaagaTCCCTGCCTCAGTTGTAGCCCACGAAAAGCAAGTTAATTACGCAATAAGccattattaatcaataatactCAATCATGGAAACCCAACTCACTGTATCTCGGGCGGTGGTTTGCCGCCGGAGCCTGCAGACCTCTCGGGAGGATCCTCGCTGGAGCTCGTAGACGCGGACTGATTGGTCGAAGCGGATCCGACAACCGGGGCCAGGTCGGAGCTCCGAAAGGCGGGGCTGCTACTGCTGCTGCTGTTCTCCAAAACAAGAGGACTACTGCTAGTATTTCCCGCCAAATCGGACATGTCGTCGGCGGCGGCGATGGGGTCGAGGCAGGGGAAGACTTCATCGGGTTTGGAGGCGTCCGGGTTGAAGTTCCAGCCGAAGTCGCTGAGTATGTTGCTGTCTCTGTCGTGGGTGGTACTGAAGAAGTAGACGCTGTCGGAGCCCGGAGGCCAGGTGGACTGAGTCGTGAACTCGGTCGTGGTTAATGGATCGTGTTTTTCGTTGTTGTCGTCCATGAGAATCGATCAGGACGATCCGCCGTGGAGTGGTGGATTGGAATCGTCCGGGAGAATTGAGCATGAATTAGAaggaggaggggagagagaagagaaaattagggttttggtgaGTGAGTGTTGGAAAGGACGCGTTGCTTTTAGAACTTTATGAAGGGGGGCTGCAAAGCTTAGTCTCGTCATGCACAGTTGCAATATatggagagagggagggaggtgGAATGAATTAGAAAAAAGGAATCAAATGGAGAAGGAAGGAAGGGGGGAGAATAGAGAAAAGATAGAAAAGTCGCCGTCAACCTTTCAAGTATGTGCCCGGAACGTCTTAAATCATGAggaaattttttcaataatatatGATTTACCGTCTTATGTTTCGAACACTTAAAAAATGGCTCCAATATAGTACTGGAGTCTCATATTTATGCAAAGCAAGGAGAGAATGGAGCAACTAGCCCCGCATCCGTCTACATAAAAAGAACGATGGTTTTGTATTGAAGAGTATTCATTCTTGCATTCGTTGGAATTTTTCTCTTAATGTTGTTTGTATCTAAAAATGAAGACAAAACTCATGTCTACTTATTGAGTGCACCTCATTGTCCACTCATTTGTAAATATTATATTGTTATTAGTATAATATTATACATATTATAACCAAAAGcgttcatttaaaaattatcttttgcaaaaaaccaataaaaatagggtggtttaacaaaacattctcggtattgttcacttttaacgaaaaaccacatttatacatttccctggtactattcactgtacctttaaaaatgacttttcattaaaagagaagttgttttggacttttcgttagttttcctataaCAATATCATTTAAACATCCTTATGTATGGAACAATTTGACAGTTTTGATACTTCAATCCTTATTAGTACATATGAATGACTAAAAACTTTTTAGTTCAGTTGATTTTTGGCACATGAACTTGAAATAGTTATtcacaaattaaataattttgattATGACATTAGCCAGTAAAAATATGT from Pyrus communis chromosome 4, drPyrComm1.1, whole genome shotgun sequence harbors:
- the LOC137730454 gene encoding probable WRKY transcription factor 57 isoform X1 encodes the protein MDDNNEKHDPLTTTEFTTQSTWPPGSDSVYFFSTTHDRDSNILSDFGWNFNPDASKPDEVFPCLDPIAAADDMSDLAGNTSSSPLVLENSSSSSSPAFRSSDLAPVVGSASTNQSASTSSSEDPPERSAGSGGKPPPEIQSKVKKKGPKRIRQQRFAFVTKSEVDHLEDGYRWRKYGQKAVKNSPFPRSYYRCTNTKCTVKKRVERSSEDPTTVITTYEGQHCHHTVAFPRGGVIGHESSFAGHQLAQLSPASQFMYYPTIRPREITSPINLTPTASHQAVVPRHDDDQAAGGSSHFIDPQPTPPLPTDEGLLGDIVPLGMRNR